The Lates calcarifer isolate ASB-BC8 linkage group LG6, TLL_Latcal_v3, whole genome shotgun sequence genome includes a region encoding these proteins:
- the snphb gene encoding syntaphilin isoform X2, which produces MQETWGRSGSTKKRCTVFDYCRFIELDYVPMETGYMVSMRPTKGYASTKSPTKGYTPTKSPDRHSRATNSPSTPRSRRTPATPSNRDPYGNASLSSSSNSGSCKGSDCSPTKGRHQKYTSCTDNHGIRPPPPEQYLTPLQQKEVCIRHLRARLKETINTLQDRDTEIDELRGQLYRMQEDWVEEECHRVEAQLALKEARQEIQQLKQAVDTVRARLSEAGGLSGDAGVQKYFQDINTQNHKLENLLLSMELAQAGLAKEGEAIPGCRTRVGGSAPASVSGGSPGGIPRPTVGGRGSCSCDGSPARSLTRSSTYTKLTDQALADQNGNGQDFPCLSGDGTQDSGFVCGGESTVPSRADLLLEAAFLSEETASLLNSYQTFSNSLPHSLPNSLPHTYSHTLPHSFPHSLSHSVPHTMPHSSTYEKLCTGERMAPFHCGLGGMSCMSHPCLSHHHLYLHPLRETGIQTESCPVPAAGYPSDLDTIAEQRTFRSQGCSPTSTWMSDEGEEELDSITTTTSVTTATVMSTATEPIPVSKTPLVPPLPRSATVACSMESPLSVGKEGVEEEEKQERENREKEAATPEKQDETPVIRLEDEEQQSQVASVVGTEVEGQGAVEEAAPEKLCDLAGMPGELKFGGCCGESRQDGTTLKNLSIEEVGPSAGSAQVETGEVSPSCSGLSPGVEQPHTSQPRRSSSHEEIAGVTVVEVHDEDNDEGETKEQGAAGGAAAEEGDSPDSGTIQKSYWSRHFLVDLLAVAIPVVPTVAWLCRGPVRDGQPMYHIGSLLRGCCTVALHSLRRGGGLRHYPAGGGDMGGSQI; this is translated from the exons ATGCAAGAAACTTGGGGAAGAAGTGGTAGCACAAAAAAGAGATGTACCGT GTTTGACTACTGCAGGTTCATAGAGCTAGACTACGTTCCCATGGAGACAGGCTATATGGTCTCAATGCGCCCGACTAAAGGCTACGCATCGACCAAGTCGCCAACTAAAGGATACACTCCCACCAAGTCTCCAGACCGCCACAGCCGTGCCACAAACTCTCCCTCCACCCCTCGTTCTCG GCGGACACCGGCCACGCCCAGTAATAGAGATCCCTATGGCAATGcctccctcagcagcagcagcaactctGGCTCTTGTAAAGGCAGCGACTGCAGCCCCACCAAAGG ACGTCACCAGAAATACACGTCATGTACAGACAACCATGGTATTCGGCCTCCTCCACCAGAGCAGTACCTCACACCCCTACAGCAGAAGGAGGTGTGTATCCGACACCTGCGGGCCAGGCTAAAAGAAACCATCAACACACTGCAAGACAG GGACACAGAGATTGATGAGTTGAGAGGCCAGCTTTACAGGATGCAGGAGGACTGGGTTGAGGAGGAGTGTCACCGTGTGGAGGCTCAGCTGGCCCTGAAGGAGGCCCGGCAGGAGATCCAGCAGCTCAAACAGGCTGTTGACACTGTCCGTGCCAGGCTCAGTGAAGCTGGGGGACTCAGTGGGGACGCAGGGGTCCAGAAGTACTTCCAGGACATCAATACTCAGAACCACAAGCTGGAGAACCTTTTGCTCAGTATGGAGTTAGCCCAGGCTGGATTAGCCAAAGAGGGGGAAGCCATACCAGGCTGTCGGACCCGTGTTGGCGGTTCGGCACCAGCGTCGGTGTCAGGGGGAAGTCCAGGGGGAATACCCAGACCAacagtgggagggagggggtctTGCTCTTGCGATGGGTCCCCAGCTCGTTCCCTGACCCGGAGTTCCACCTACACTAAGCTAACTGATCAGGCGTTAGCAGACCAGAACGGTAACGGGCAGGACTTTCCTTGTCTGTCAGGTGACGGCACCCAAGACAGTGGCTTTGTGTGCGGCGGGGAGAGCACTGTCCCAAGCCGGGCTGacctgctgctggaggccgCCTTCCTCTCTGAGGAAACTGCATCTTTACTCAACTCCTACCAGACCTTCTCCAACTCTCTCCCCCACTCTCTGCCCAACTCTCTGCCTCATACCTACTCCCATACCTTACCTCACTCGTTCCCTCACAGTTTGTCCCACTCTGTGCCCCACACTATGCCACACTCCTCCACCTATGAGAAGCTGTGCACAGGTGAGCGTATGGCGCCCTTTCATTGTGGCTTGGGTGGAATGAGCTGTATGAGCCACCCCTGCCTGTCCCACCACCATCTCTACCTGCATCCCCTGCGGGAGACAGGCATTCAGACTGAAAGCTGCCCCGTCCCTGCAGCAGGATACCCCTCTGATCTGGACACCATCGCAGAGCAACGCACTTTCCGCTCTCAGGGCTGCAGCCCCACCTCCACCTGGATGTCTgatgaaggggaggaggagctggactccatcaccaccacaactTCAGTAACCACAGCAACAGTCATGAGTACAGCCACAGAGCCAATCCCGGTCTCCAAAACACCTCTGGTCCCTCCCTTACCACGGTCTGCAACTGTGGCGTGTTCAATGGAGAGTCCTCTGTCTGTGGGAaaggagggagtggaggaggaggaaaagcaggagagagaaaacagagagaaagaagctgCTACACCAGAAAAACAGGATGAAACACCAGTGATCAGActggaggatgaagagcagcagaGTCAGGTGGCCTCGGTTGTAGGGACTGAAGTGGAAGGACAGGGTGCAGTGGAGGAGGCAGCACCAGAAAAACTGTGCGACTTAGCAGGGATGCCGGGTGAGCTTAAGTTTGGAGGATGCTGTGGAGAAAGTAGGCAGGATGGGACAACACTGAAAAACCTTAGCATAGAGGAAGTTGGTCCATCAGCAGGATCAGCTCAGGTAGAGACAGGAGAGGTGAGTCCAAGTTGCTCAGGATTGTCACCAGGTGTAGAACAGCCTCATACCTCCCAGCCAAGGAGATCTAGTTCCCATGAGGAGATAGCTGGTGTCACTGTAGTGGAGGTGCACGATGAGGACAATGATGAGGGTGAAACTAAAGAACAAGGtgctgcagggggcgctgcagcagaggagggagattCGCCCGACTCTGGGACAATTCAGAAAAGTTACTGGAGTCGTCACTTCCTAGTTGATCTGCTTGCAGTGGCCATCCCTGTGGTACCAACTGTTGCTTGGCTCTGTCGTGGTCCTGTCCGTGATGGACAGCCCATGTATCATATAGGGTCACTGCTGCGAGGCTGCTGCACTGTGGCGCTGCACTCACTGCGAAGGGGAGGTGGATTGAGGCATTACCCCGCGGGCGGGGGAGACATGGGCGGATCACAGATATAA
- the snphb gene encoding syntaphilin isoform X1: MSAPAPANRRSASGSRRFDYCRFIELDYVPMETGYMVSMRPTKGYASTKSPTKGYTPTKSPDRHSRATNSPSTPRSRRTPATPSNRDPYGNASLSSSSNSGSCKGSDCSPTKGRHQKYTSCTDNHGIRPPPPEQYLTPLQQKEVCIRHLRARLKETINTLQDRDTEIDELRGQLYRMQEDWVEEECHRVEAQLALKEARQEIQQLKQAVDTVRARLSEAGGLSGDAGVQKYFQDINTQNHKLENLLLSMELAQAGLAKEGEAIPGCRTRVGGSAPASVSGGSPGGIPRPTVGGRGSCSCDGSPARSLTRSSTYTKLTDQALADQNGNGQDFPCLSGDGTQDSGFVCGGESTVPSRADLLLEAAFLSEETASLLNSYQTFSNSLPHSLPNSLPHTYSHTLPHSFPHSLSHSVPHTMPHSSTYEKLCTGERMAPFHCGLGGMSCMSHPCLSHHHLYLHPLRETGIQTESCPVPAAGYPSDLDTIAEQRTFRSQGCSPTSTWMSDEGEEELDSITTTTSVTTATVMSTATEPIPVSKTPLVPPLPRSATVACSMESPLSVGKEGVEEEEKQERENREKEAATPEKQDETPVIRLEDEEQQSQVASVVGTEVEGQGAVEEAAPEKLCDLAGMPGELKFGGCCGESRQDGTTLKNLSIEEVGPSAGSAQVETGEVSPSCSGLSPGVEQPHTSQPRRSSSHEEIAGVTVVEVHDEDNDEGETKEQGAAGGAAAEEGDSPDSGTIQKSYWSRHFLVDLLAVAIPVVPTVAWLCRGPVRDGQPMYHIGSLLRGCCTVALHSLRRGGGLRHYPAGGGDMGGSQI, translated from the exons GTTTGACTACTGCAGGTTCATAGAGCTAGACTACGTTCCCATGGAGACAGGCTATATGGTCTCAATGCGCCCGACTAAAGGCTACGCATCGACCAAGTCGCCAACTAAAGGATACACTCCCACCAAGTCTCCAGACCGCCACAGCCGTGCCACAAACTCTCCCTCCACCCCTCGTTCTCG GCGGACACCGGCCACGCCCAGTAATAGAGATCCCTATGGCAATGcctccctcagcagcagcagcaactctGGCTCTTGTAAAGGCAGCGACTGCAGCCCCACCAAAGG ACGTCACCAGAAATACACGTCATGTACAGACAACCATGGTATTCGGCCTCCTCCACCAGAGCAGTACCTCACACCCCTACAGCAGAAGGAGGTGTGTATCCGACACCTGCGGGCCAGGCTAAAAGAAACCATCAACACACTGCAAGACAG GGACACAGAGATTGATGAGTTGAGAGGCCAGCTTTACAGGATGCAGGAGGACTGGGTTGAGGAGGAGTGTCACCGTGTGGAGGCTCAGCTGGCCCTGAAGGAGGCCCGGCAGGAGATCCAGCAGCTCAAACAGGCTGTTGACACTGTCCGTGCCAGGCTCAGTGAAGCTGGGGGACTCAGTGGGGACGCAGGGGTCCAGAAGTACTTCCAGGACATCAATACTCAGAACCACAAGCTGGAGAACCTTTTGCTCAGTATGGAGTTAGCCCAGGCTGGATTAGCCAAAGAGGGGGAAGCCATACCAGGCTGTCGGACCCGTGTTGGCGGTTCGGCACCAGCGTCGGTGTCAGGGGGAAGTCCAGGGGGAATACCCAGACCAacagtgggagggagggggtctTGCTCTTGCGATGGGTCCCCAGCTCGTTCCCTGACCCGGAGTTCCACCTACACTAAGCTAACTGATCAGGCGTTAGCAGACCAGAACGGTAACGGGCAGGACTTTCCTTGTCTGTCAGGTGACGGCACCCAAGACAGTGGCTTTGTGTGCGGCGGGGAGAGCACTGTCCCAAGCCGGGCTGacctgctgctggaggccgCCTTCCTCTCTGAGGAAACTGCATCTTTACTCAACTCCTACCAGACCTTCTCCAACTCTCTCCCCCACTCTCTGCCCAACTCTCTGCCTCATACCTACTCCCATACCTTACCTCACTCGTTCCCTCACAGTTTGTCCCACTCTGTGCCCCACACTATGCCACACTCCTCCACCTATGAGAAGCTGTGCACAGGTGAGCGTATGGCGCCCTTTCATTGTGGCTTGGGTGGAATGAGCTGTATGAGCCACCCCTGCCTGTCCCACCACCATCTCTACCTGCATCCCCTGCGGGAGACAGGCATTCAGACTGAAAGCTGCCCCGTCCCTGCAGCAGGATACCCCTCTGATCTGGACACCATCGCAGAGCAACGCACTTTCCGCTCTCAGGGCTGCAGCCCCACCTCCACCTGGATGTCTgatgaaggggaggaggagctggactccatcaccaccacaactTCAGTAACCACAGCAACAGTCATGAGTACAGCCACAGAGCCAATCCCGGTCTCCAAAACACCTCTGGTCCCTCCCTTACCACGGTCTGCAACTGTGGCGTGTTCAATGGAGAGTCCTCTGTCTGTGGGAaaggagggagtggaggaggaggaaaagcaggagagagaaaacagagagaaagaagctgCTACACCAGAAAAACAGGATGAAACACCAGTGATCAGActggaggatgaagagcagcagaGTCAGGTGGCCTCGGTTGTAGGGACTGAAGTGGAAGGACAGGGTGCAGTGGAGGAGGCAGCACCAGAAAAACTGTGCGACTTAGCAGGGATGCCGGGTGAGCTTAAGTTTGGAGGATGCTGTGGAGAAAGTAGGCAGGATGGGACAACACTGAAAAACCTTAGCATAGAGGAAGTTGGTCCATCAGCAGGATCAGCTCAGGTAGAGACAGGAGAGGTGAGTCCAAGTTGCTCAGGATTGTCACCAGGTGTAGAACAGCCTCATACCTCCCAGCCAAGGAGATCTAGTTCCCATGAGGAGATAGCTGGTGTCACTGTAGTGGAGGTGCACGATGAGGACAATGATGAGGGTGAAACTAAAGAACAAGGtgctgcagggggcgctgcagcagaggagggagattCGCCCGACTCTGGGACAATTCAGAAAAGTTACTGGAGTCGTCACTTCCTAGTTGATCTGCTTGCAGTGGCCATCCCTGTGGTACCAACTGTTGCTTGGCTCTGTCGTGGTCCTGTCCGTGATGGACAGCCCATGTATCATATAGGGTCACTGCTGCGAGGCTGCTGCACTGTGGCGCTGCACTCACTGCGAAGGGGAGGTGGATTGAGGCATTACCCCGCGGGCGGGGGAGACATGGGCGGATCACAGATATAA
- the snphb gene encoding syntaphilin isoform X3, with the protein MSAPAPANRRSASGSRRRTPATPSNRDPYGNASLSSSSNSGSCKGSDCSPTKGRHQKYTSCTDNHGIRPPPPEQYLTPLQQKEVCIRHLRARLKETINTLQDRDTEIDELRGQLYRMQEDWVEEECHRVEAQLALKEARQEIQQLKQAVDTVRARLSEAGGLSGDAGVQKYFQDINTQNHKLENLLLSMELAQAGLAKEGEAIPGCRTRVGGSAPASVSGGSPGGIPRPTVGGRGSCSCDGSPARSLTRSSTYTKLTDQALADQNGNGQDFPCLSGDGTQDSGFVCGGESTVPSRADLLLEAAFLSEETASLLNSYQTFSNSLPHSLPNSLPHTYSHTLPHSFPHSLSHSVPHTMPHSSTYEKLCTGERMAPFHCGLGGMSCMSHPCLSHHHLYLHPLRETGIQTESCPVPAAGYPSDLDTIAEQRTFRSQGCSPTSTWMSDEGEEELDSITTTTSVTTATVMSTATEPIPVSKTPLVPPLPRSATVACSMESPLSVGKEGVEEEEKQERENREKEAATPEKQDETPVIRLEDEEQQSQVASVVGTEVEGQGAVEEAAPEKLCDLAGMPGELKFGGCCGESRQDGTTLKNLSIEEVGPSAGSAQVETGEVSPSCSGLSPGVEQPHTSQPRRSSSHEEIAGVTVVEVHDEDNDEGETKEQGAAGGAAAEEGDSPDSGTIQKSYWSRHFLVDLLAVAIPVVPTVAWLCRGPVRDGQPMYHIGSLLRGCCTVALHSLRRGGGLRHYPAGGGDMGGSQI; encoded by the exons GCGGACACCGGCCACGCCCAGTAATAGAGATCCCTATGGCAATGcctccctcagcagcagcagcaactctGGCTCTTGTAAAGGCAGCGACTGCAGCCCCACCAAAGG ACGTCACCAGAAATACACGTCATGTACAGACAACCATGGTATTCGGCCTCCTCCACCAGAGCAGTACCTCACACCCCTACAGCAGAAGGAGGTGTGTATCCGACACCTGCGGGCCAGGCTAAAAGAAACCATCAACACACTGCAAGACAG GGACACAGAGATTGATGAGTTGAGAGGCCAGCTTTACAGGATGCAGGAGGACTGGGTTGAGGAGGAGTGTCACCGTGTGGAGGCTCAGCTGGCCCTGAAGGAGGCCCGGCAGGAGATCCAGCAGCTCAAACAGGCTGTTGACACTGTCCGTGCCAGGCTCAGTGAAGCTGGGGGACTCAGTGGGGACGCAGGGGTCCAGAAGTACTTCCAGGACATCAATACTCAGAACCACAAGCTGGAGAACCTTTTGCTCAGTATGGAGTTAGCCCAGGCTGGATTAGCCAAAGAGGGGGAAGCCATACCAGGCTGTCGGACCCGTGTTGGCGGTTCGGCACCAGCGTCGGTGTCAGGGGGAAGTCCAGGGGGAATACCCAGACCAacagtgggagggagggggtctTGCTCTTGCGATGGGTCCCCAGCTCGTTCCCTGACCCGGAGTTCCACCTACACTAAGCTAACTGATCAGGCGTTAGCAGACCAGAACGGTAACGGGCAGGACTTTCCTTGTCTGTCAGGTGACGGCACCCAAGACAGTGGCTTTGTGTGCGGCGGGGAGAGCACTGTCCCAAGCCGGGCTGacctgctgctggaggccgCCTTCCTCTCTGAGGAAACTGCATCTTTACTCAACTCCTACCAGACCTTCTCCAACTCTCTCCCCCACTCTCTGCCCAACTCTCTGCCTCATACCTACTCCCATACCTTACCTCACTCGTTCCCTCACAGTTTGTCCCACTCTGTGCCCCACACTATGCCACACTCCTCCACCTATGAGAAGCTGTGCACAGGTGAGCGTATGGCGCCCTTTCATTGTGGCTTGGGTGGAATGAGCTGTATGAGCCACCCCTGCCTGTCCCACCACCATCTCTACCTGCATCCCCTGCGGGAGACAGGCATTCAGACTGAAAGCTGCCCCGTCCCTGCAGCAGGATACCCCTCTGATCTGGACACCATCGCAGAGCAACGCACTTTCCGCTCTCAGGGCTGCAGCCCCACCTCCACCTGGATGTCTgatgaaggggaggaggagctggactccatcaccaccacaactTCAGTAACCACAGCAACAGTCATGAGTACAGCCACAGAGCCAATCCCGGTCTCCAAAACACCTCTGGTCCCTCCCTTACCACGGTCTGCAACTGTGGCGTGTTCAATGGAGAGTCCTCTGTCTGTGGGAaaggagggagtggaggaggaggaaaagcaggagagagaaaacagagagaaagaagctgCTACACCAGAAAAACAGGATGAAACACCAGTGATCAGActggaggatgaagagcagcagaGTCAGGTGGCCTCGGTTGTAGGGACTGAAGTGGAAGGACAGGGTGCAGTGGAGGAGGCAGCACCAGAAAAACTGTGCGACTTAGCAGGGATGCCGGGTGAGCTTAAGTTTGGAGGATGCTGTGGAGAAAGTAGGCAGGATGGGACAACACTGAAAAACCTTAGCATAGAGGAAGTTGGTCCATCAGCAGGATCAGCTCAGGTAGAGACAGGAGAGGTGAGTCCAAGTTGCTCAGGATTGTCACCAGGTGTAGAACAGCCTCATACCTCCCAGCCAAGGAGATCTAGTTCCCATGAGGAGATAGCTGGTGTCACTGTAGTGGAGGTGCACGATGAGGACAATGATGAGGGTGAAACTAAAGAACAAGGtgctgcagggggcgctgcagcagaggagggagattCGCCCGACTCTGGGACAATTCAGAAAAGTTACTGGAGTCGTCACTTCCTAGTTGATCTGCTTGCAGTGGCCATCCCTGTGGTACCAACTGTTGCTTGGCTCTGTCGTGGTCCTGTCCGTGATGGACAGCCCATGTATCATATAGGGTCACTGCTGCGAGGCTGCTGCACTGTGGCGCTGCACTCACTGCGAAGGGGAGGTGGATTGAGGCATTACCCCGCGGGCGGGGGAGACATGGGCGGATCACAGATATAA